A stretch of DNA from Dokdonia sp. PRO95:
ACGATTCCTCTCTGTGCTTTTTCAAGATTATAGTCGGCTGCTTGTAGAAGACGTGTCAAAATACTTTCAACATCCTCACCTACATAACCTGCTTCTGTAAGTACTGTAGCATCTACAATTGCAAGAGGTACATTAAGCATACGAGCGATTGTCTTTGCGATAAGTGTTTTACCAGTTCCTGTTTGTCCCACCATCACGATGTTACTCTTCTGGATCTCTATATCGTCATCTGTAGCAGGCTGCAATAATCGTTTGTAGTGGTTATACACCGCTACAGACATTACTCTTTTTGTAAACTCTTGACCTATAACATACCCATCAAGAAACTCTTTAATTTCTTGTGGCTTTCTTAACTTAAGCTCTCCTTCAAGATCATTTGTAGCAACGTCCTTAGACTCTTCTATTACAATACCATGTGCTTGCTCAATACATCTATCACAGATATGTGCATCAAGCCCAGCAATTAGTAAGCTAGTCTCTGGCTTTTTTCTACCACAAAATGAACATTCTAAATCTTCCTTTGCCATTTTATTTACTGTTGTGAGATATTATACGCTTTCGCGAAAGCGTATATCTCATTAATCTCTCTTCAAAATTTCGTCAATCATACCGTACTCAAGCGCTTTATCTGCTTTCATCCAGTAATCACGATCACTGTCGTTATATACTTTATCATAGTCTTGACCAGAATGCTTTGCGATAATATCGTAAAGTTCTTTTTTGAGTGTCAAGATTTCTTTTGCCGTAATCTCGATATCTGATGCTTGACCTTGTGCTCCACCCATAGGCTGGTGAATCATCACACGGCTATGTGGCAAACCACTACGCTTTCCTTTTGCTCCTGCACAAAGCAATACAGCTCCCATAGAGGCAGCCATACCAGTACAGATAGTAGCTACGTCTGGCTTGATAAACTGCATCGTATCATAAATACCTAATCCCGCATATACACTTCCTCCAGGAGAGTTAATGTAGATCTGAATATCCTTATTTGCATCTGTACTCTCTAAAAATAGTAGCTGTGCTTGTACAATATTTGCGACTTGGTCATTAATCCCTGTTCCTAAGAAAATGATGCGATCCATCATTAAACGAGAGAATACATCAAAGATAGCTATGTTCATCTGGCGCTCTTCAATGATATTAGGAGTAAGGCCTTGTGGCAACATGCTCGTAATAATTTTATCGTAATAATTAGAGTTTACACCCTGATCTTTGATTGCAAAATCTTTAAATTCTTTTCCGTAATCCATATTTTTATAGCAATATATATTTTAAAAAAAAGCGTTTTACCTATACAAGTAAAACGCTTTAAAGATACTTATTATCTAGGAAGTATTCTAATTGTAAACTTCCTTAACAAATTCGTCAAAGGTTACTTCCTTCTCCTTAAGTTTTACATTTTCTTTAAAGAATGCAAGCATTTTTACATTCATAAGCTGCTCAGATAAACGCTTTACCTCTTCTTGATTACCAAGTATACGTGCTGCGATATCTTCTAGCTCTTTATCTTCTGGGTTCATCTGACCGTATTGCATCATCTGCGATTTGATCATATCTTTTGCGTAGTCTTTTAATTCTTCAAAAGTCACTTGAAGTTTATTATCTGTAACTACTTTCCCTTCTATAAGCTGCCATCTTAAGCCTTTCTCAGAGCGAGTAAACTCTTCTTTTGCCTCCTCATCTGTCATAGGCTTCTCACCACTAGATTGTATCCATCTAGCAAGGAAGTCTGAAGGAAGATCAAACTTAGTTTCATCTATAAGACGCTCAGTAACGTCATTCATAAGTTGTTGATCGCTCTGTTGTACAAACTGGCGCTCTCCATCTTCTTTAATCTTCTCTTTAAGCTCTGTTGTGCTTTTTACAACATCCTTACCAAATAATTTATCAAATAGCTCTTGGTCAAGATCTGCTTGCTCACGCTTGTTTGTTTCGGTTAGTGTAAAGGTAAGTTCTGCGTTCATTTCTTTTGCTTGATCTTCAGAGATCTTTAACGCAGCTTGGTATGTTCCAGGCTCAGAAAACAAACTTTTTGTTTTTAATGTGATTACATCACCAGGCTTTGCACCTACTAATGCATCTACATTTTTCTTTCCTTTTACTTGCTCTATTTCAAAAGTCGCTTGGTTGTCTATACCTGCTTCTTCGTTTACAAAAGTACCAGTGATTTCACTATCCTTTGCTACTTCTGTTTGAGAAACTAGTGTACCGTATTGCTTTCTTATGGTAGTGACCTGGCTATCTACCATCTTGTCATCTACTTTGATTTTATAACTCGTGATAGCTTTCTTTGGTGTAAGATTTACATCAAACTTAGGAGCCATCCCTAATTCAAATTCAAAATTATAATCATCTGTATCCCAATCAAACCCTTCTTGGTTTTTAGGTAGTGGATTACCTAAAACATCTAGCTTTTCTTCTTGTAAAAACTTACCTAAAGCCTCTTGAAGTAATTTATTAACCTCATCAACTCTTACAGCTGTTCCATACTGCTTTTTAATCATTCCCATAGGGACGTGACCTTTTCTAAAACCAGGAATATTTGCCGTTTTACGGTAGTTTTTAAGGATAGACTCTACTTTATCGTTATAATCTTCTTTAACGATTTCTACCTTTACTACTGCGTTCAGGTCGTCTATTTGCTCTTTTGTAATATTCATTATGATGTAATTTTGAGGGCGCAAAAATACAATATTTTTACGAGTACAACAATCTTTTAAGATGTGCTTAACTAGCTCTTGCTGTCGTCTTTAATAAGTGAAAACAATATACTTTGAAAAATACTAAGCAGGATACTAAACAGTAATGCTATCCAAATACCGCTCACCGAAAAGCCACTTATAAAATAATCTGCTATTAATATTATAAAAGCATTGATGATAAATAGGAATAAACCAAAGGTCAAAATCGTTACTGGCAATGTAAGTATGACAAGTACCGGTCTCACGATAAATTTAAGTAGCGCGAGTATGATAGCGACAATAATCGCTGTCACAAAACCGCTTACGACCACGCCCGGAAGGAGCTTTGAAAGCACTACTACCGCAACGGCTGTTAGTAAAATTTTGATGATAGATTTCATAAAGTTGAATTTTAAGGGTTACGCTTTCGCGAAAGCGTAAATTTACACATAAAAAAAGCGCCCTCTTAAAAGGCGCTTTTTACATATTATAAGTAAACGTATTCTAGTTTACATCATTACTTATTGTTACCGTAGCATAGTCTCCTATATCTACAACTGGAATCGTTGATCCATATGTGTTATTAATGGCATTAATGACCGCGTTTGCAGTAAATGCATAACCTCTAGGTGATGGATGTACTCCATCTAGTGAGAATGCTCCTCCCGTCACAAATTGCGAAGAAAGAATACCACCGCTAAAAGCGACACCTCCGTTTGCTACATTTTGTAGGGCAGTTCTAGCATCTACATAAGCAAGTCCATTTGCGTCTGCTAGCGCCTGGATTGTTGCGTTGTATTCTGTTTGTGCTGCCGTTACGAGTGCTTGCTCTTGCGTAGTAAGAACAAACTGATCTTGTAATGGTCTAGACACACCGTTTATTGCTAATAATCCAGCTTGTTCTACAGGAAGACCTTGAGAAACTAAGAATCCTACGTAAGCCTCATCTACAGTTCCTAAAACTCCAGCAGTTGTAAGCGGAATTAAATCTTCATTTGTAGTTTGACGTAGTTGAGATAATAAAGAAGCTGTAATAGGATCTAAGTTAAAAGGCGCTCCTTGAACAATAGCTGAAATATCAGTCAAATCTTCGTCTTGAATAGTGATAAAGTTTGCTCCTGCACTAAAGTTAATTTGGCGAGCAGCAGCTTCTTCTGCTGTAATCACTCCAAAAGAGGCTAGTCCTGGCAACACTTGTGTATTATAAGCTGCAAAACTTGCATTAAGTGTTGCTGCTGTTTCCTCATCTAGTGGTATTGCCTGAGAAGGAACTGTTGTAAAGAAAGGAATAGAAGTTACATCTGGAATGTTTACTAATGCTCCTTTTGCTCCTGTACTTGTAAGTGCCGCTACTTCTTGAGCATAAACACCTGCAAATAATGTAGGATCTGTAATATCATTAGGGCCATAAGTAGTCGCATCTGGGTTTCCAGTTTGATCAACTCCAGCACCACCTGATGTTGCAAAACCTAAAATATCATTATTACCTATCCATAAAGAAAAGAATGTTGGGTTTGCCGCAAGTGCCTCTGCCATTACAGTCGTGTTTGCTGTACTAGCAAAACGAGCAAAATAAGGATTTGCTTGACCTGTAGCTACACCAGCAACGTTACCGTAACCTGGAGCTACAAGATGAAAACTTTTTGCCCCTGGTACACCCACATTATTAAATGGTCCAGCAACGATATTTGAAACTTCTGTAGTAGGAGTTCCTGCAAGACGTGCAGGTCCTGGGTTACCATCTGCGTCTGTAGCGAGTACAAAACGGTTTTCTGTAATTTGCATACCTCCTAAAGTAAGTCCTCCAAGGTTATCACTTACTAGTGGTTGAGAAAAACTACCTCCTCCTGCAAGCGCAAATTGCTGCGCCATAATGTTAGGGTATGAGTTTTCTTGACCCGTGATATACAATGCTCCGTCTGCAAAACCTGCAGTAAGCGAGTTTCCTACAGAAACGTAGCTTGAGAAGTCTGCACTACCACTAGTGTAAAAATCATCATTCTCTGCGATATCATTATCAAATTCTGGTTCACAAGCAACTAGTCCTAGTGCTAGTGCCGGAAGTGCTATATAATTGAAATATTTTTTCATCAATGCTATTTTTATAATTTATAACTAAGACCTAAACCTGGTGCAAATGCACTTGATTTGTAAGTTCCTCCAAAAGGAACGCGCTCTCCACCTTCTACATAAGAATCGTAAGAAGCATCAATTTCCTTAAATGTTAGGTAAAGGAAAGAAGCATCAATCGCTAACTTATCTGTTACGTTATAAGTAAATCCACCTGTAAATCCGTAAGAATCGTTACGTGGAGTTTCTGGAGCAAAGAAACCTTCTTGTACTGGAGACTCATCAAAGTAAGCACCTGCACGTAGTACAAATTTTGAACTTACATCAAACTGAGCACCTAGACGGTAACTTGAAGCATTTTTATAGTTACGAGGATTAATAGACTCTAATGCTAGAGAACCATCTGTATTAAGGAACATAATGTCTAATGCTTCGTAAGCATCCCACTCTGCATAATTCCAGTCAAAGTTAAGCGTCCACTTATCTGATGGCTTATAAGAAACTCCTACCGTCCACTCTGCAGGTAATGGTAGTGTTGCTGTAAAGTCATAAGTTCCATTTGCAATAGGTGCTAATGGAGAGTTAGGCACATTTGAGAATACTGCTTCACCATCTCCTTGCTCTACATCGATATCAATCTTAGACCTATAGTTAACTCCAAAAGACCACTGATCATTAGGAGTAATCATAGCTCCTACAGAAAAACCAAAAGCAGTTAGTCCTTGTGAGTCAAGCTCTACATTTGAACGATTACCATCAATATCAGTAAGGTTACGAGATAGATTACGATTAAAGTTAACCCCTCCAATAGCTAGGATAGGTCCTCCTCCAATACTTAAATCTTCAAGTAATTTTACAGAAACCATAGGTTGTACAAAAATAGCCGACAGATCGATACTATTAACAAGATGTGATCCAGACCAATCTGTTGGATACTCTACAGTACTTCCGTAAGGAGTGTACACTGCTAGACCTACTGCTAGTTTTTCACTTACGTTATAGCTTGCATATAAATACAAAGGCGTTCCTGTAGGACTATCAGTTTGTGAAGTCTGTCCGAACTCAGCATTCTGAAACTTCACATCAGAGAATACTCCAAAACCTCCTACGGCTACATTTAATTTTCCTTCTAGATGCACTAGACCTCCTGGGTTAAAAAATGCAATCTCTGCATTATTAACCATTGCCACACCAGTGTGACCCATCGCTAGACCGCGTTGTCCTTGTAAACTTACTCGGTATCCACCGGCATAGGTAACAGCACAAACGAGTAGTAGCACAACGACACTTAATACTTTTTTCATAATTTAATTTAGGTTAAGGGAAATGTGTTATTCTTAAAAATCTACCCTCAAAAATACAGTATTTACAAGGGATTTATAGATTTATTATCAATTTACTATGCATACATAGTAAATTTGCTGAAACAATGTTATAAAAAATTTATCACTTCTTTATAAAAATCTTTAGGATTTTCTGCGTGAAGCCAATGTCCAGCATTTGAAATAGTGCTTAATTTTGCTTTCGCGAAAGCGTTATAAAGACCTTTTTCATCCTCATCAAGAATATAATTTGACCTGTCTCCTCTTAAAAAAAGTACATCCCCTCCATAGCTAGCTCCTTCCGGAAGTGACTTCCCTATCTGTTCTATGTTTTCTATAAGTGCTTTAAGATTCATTCTAAAACCTAACACACCTTTTTCTTTCCAATAAAGATTTTTAAGCAAGAACATTCTAGTTCCTACATCTGTAATGTATGTGGAAAGAAAATCATCTGCTCCTGAACGACTGGTCATTGCTTGAGTATCGTTTGATAAGGCAGTTAATCCTTCAAGAATGACCTGGTGATGTTGTGGATACTCTTTTACACCTATATCTGCGATGATCAGTTTTTTAATCATATTTGGATAGGTGGTTGCATAAAGCATAGCGACCTTACCTCCCATGGAATGACCAAGTAAGTTGAAATTTTCTAGACTATTTTCTACACAGTAAAATTTGAGATCTTCTACCATTAACTCGTAGCTAAAAGCATCACTATGAAAACTACGCCCATGATTACGCTGATCTATAAGATGCACTTGAAAACCGTCTCCTGCAAATTGCTTTGCCAGCGTCTTCCAGTTATCACCCATTCCTAGAAAACCGTGTAATATGATGAGCGGCTCACCTTCTCCTATGATATTAGAATGTAACATAAATTACTGCAGTTTTTTGAGGTAAGACGCCACCACCGTTTCAAAACCTAGATATAAAGACTCTGACATTAACGCATGACCTATAGATACCTCTAACAAATCTGGAATGCTATTATGAAAATATTCAATATTATCTAGTGATAAATCATGACCAGCATTAATTCCTAATCCTACATCACTCGCATGAAAAGCAGCAGCTATAAATGGTTTTATCGCTTCTTCCTTATTAAGCACATAACCATCTGCATATGACTCTGTATAAAGCTCGATGCGGTCTGCGCCAGTTTCTTTTGCTCCTTCTACCATTTCTAGCACTGGATCTACAAAAATTGAGGTGCGTATTCCCGCATTTTTAAACTCTTGAATTACTTCTTGCAAGAAACTTTTGTGTTTTATAGTATCCCAACCAGCATTACTTGTAATAGCATCTACAGCATCTGGAACAAGTGTAACTTGGGTAGGCTTAGTCTCGAGAACTAAGTCTATGAACTTCTGGATAGGATTTCCTTCTATGTTATACTCTGTAGTAACTACATCTACAAGATCTCTCGCATCTTGATACCTTATATGACGCTCATCTGGACGGGGGTGAATGGTTATTCCTTGAGCACCCATTTTCTCCAGGTCGCCCGCAACTTTTAATAAATCTGGAACATTACCTCCTCTTGCATTACGCAACGTGGCCACCTTATTTATGTTTACACTTAATTTTGTCATAGCAATATGGTATTATTTGATATCACAAAAATACGAAGAGACCACTGCTAGGCGGTTATTTTTTCATTATTTTGCAGTATGACGTTAACAGATTTCATTATAAATGACATTTCTCCAGTTTCTGAAAAGCAGAACATAGGAGAAGTACAGTCTATTTTTAGTCAAACTACTTATTCCCATGTCCCTATAGAACGAGACGGTGTTTACGTAGGTTCCTTACCAGAAAATGATACTCATTGCCTAGACGCAGATACTCCTATAAGTGAATACAGTCATGGATATGAGCAATTTTTTGTGCGTTATGACACTAACTGGCTAGATGTACTCGAGACTTTTGCACGACACGGCTGTAACATGATGCCTGTGCTTGATGAAAAAAACACCTATCTAGGATACTACGAGCTAGAAGATGTAATGAGTTTCTTTAATAATACTCCTTTTATAAGCGAGCCAGGAAGTGTGGTAATTATAGAAAAAGGGATTCAAGATTACTCTTTTAGTGAAGTAAGTCAGATTGTAGAATCAAATGATGGTAAAATCTGGGGTATATTTATTTCTAGAATAGAAAATGACGTTGCCGAAATCTCAATAAAGATAGGCAGATCA
This window harbors:
- the clpP gene encoding ATP-dependent Clp endopeptidase proteolytic subunit ClpP, translating into MDYGKEFKDFAIKDQGVNSNYYDKIITSMLPQGLTPNIIEERQMNIAIFDVFSRLMMDRIIFLGTGINDQVANIVQAQLLFLESTDANKDIQIYINSPGGSVYAGLGIYDTMQFIKPDVATICTGMAASMGAVLLCAGAKGKRSGLPHSRVMIHQPMGGAQGQASDIEITAKEILTLKKELYDIIAKHSGQDYDKVYNDSDRDYWMKADKALEYGMIDEILKRD
- the tig gene encoding trigger factor, with translation MNITKEQIDDLNAVVKVEIVKEDYNDKVESILKNYRKTANIPGFRKGHVPMGMIKKQYGTAVRVDEVNKLLQEALGKFLQEEKLDVLGNPLPKNQEGFDWDTDDYNFEFELGMAPKFDVNLTPKKAITSYKIKVDDKMVDSQVTTIRKQYGTLVSQTEVAKDSEITGTFVNEEAGIDNQATFEIEQVKGKKNVDALVGAKPGDVITLKTKSLFSEPGTYQAALKISEDQAKEMNAELTFTLTETNKREQADLDQELFDKLFGKDVVKSTTELKEKIKEDGERQFVQQSDQQLMNDVTERLIDETKFDLPSDFLARWIQSSGEKPMTDEEAKEEFTRSEKGLRWQLIEGKVVTDNKLQVTFEELKDYAKDMIKSQMMQYGQMNPEDKELEDIAARILGNQEEVKRLSEQLMNVKMLAFFKENVKLKEKEVTFDEFVKEVYN
- a CDS encoding phage holin family protein, with protein sequence MKSIIKILLTAVAVVVLSKLLPGVVVSGFVTAIIVAIILALLKFIVRPVLVILTLPVTILTFGLFLFIINAFIILIADYFISGFSVSGIWIALLFSILLSIFQSILFSLIKDDSKS
- a CDS encoding SGNH/GDSL hydrolase family protein, whose translation is MKKYFNYIALPALALGLVACEPEFDNDIAENDDFYTSGSADFSSYVSVGNSLTAGFADGALYITGQENSYPNIMAQQFALAGGGSFSQPLVSDNLGGLTLGGMQITENRFVLATDADGNPGPARLAGTPTTEVSNIVAGPFNNVGVPGAKSFHLVAPGYGNVAGVATGQANPYFARFASTANTTVMAEALAANPTFFSLWIGNNDILGFATSGGAGVDQTGNPDATTYGPNDITDPTLFAGVYAQEVAALTSTGAKGALVNIPDVTSIPFFTTVPSQAIPLDEETAATLNASFAAYNTQVLPGLASFGVITAEEAAARQINFSAGANFITIQDEDLTDISAIVQGAPFNLDPITASLLSQLRQTTNEDLIPLTTAGVLGTVDEAYVGFLVSQGLPVEQAGLLAINGVSRPLQDQFVLTTQEQALVTAAQTEYNATIQALADANGLAYVDARTALQNVANGGVAFSGGILSSQFVTGGAFSLDGVHPSPRGYAFTANAVINAINNTYGSTIPVVDIGDYATVTISNDVN
- a CDS encoding outer membrane protein transport protein yields the protein MKKVLSVVVLLLVCAVTYAGGYRVSLQGQRGLAMGHTGVAMVNNAEIAFFNPGGLVHLEGKLNVAVGGFGVFSDVKFQNAEFGQTSQTDSPTGTPLYLYASYNVSEKLAVGLAVYTPYGSTVEYPTDWSGSHLVNSIDLSAIFVQPMVSVKLLEDLSIGGGPILAIGGVNFNRNLSRNLTDIDGNRSNVELDSQGLTAFGFSVGAMITPNDQWSFGVNYRSKIDIDVEQGDGEAVFSNVPNSPLAPIANGTYDFTATLPLPAEWTVGVSYKPSDKWTLNFDWNYAEWDAYEALDIMFLNTDGSLALESINPRNYKNASSYRLGAQFDVSSKFVLRAGAYFDESPVQEGFFAPETPRNDSYGFTGGFTYNVTDKLAIDASFLYLTFKEIDASYDSYVEGGERVPFGGTYKSSAFAPGLGLSYKL
- a CDS encoding alpha/beta fold hydrolase, producing the protein MLHSNIIGEGEPLIILHGFLGMGDNWKTLAKQFAGDGFQVHLIDQRNHGRSFHSDAFSYELMVEDLKFYCVENSLENFNLLGHSMGGKVAMLYATTYPNMIKKLIIADIGVKEYPQHHQVILEGLTALSNDTQAMTSRSGADDFLSTYITDVGTRMFLLKNLYWKEKGVLGFRMNLKALIENIEQIGKSLPEGASYGGDVLFLRGDRSNYILDEDEKGLYNAFAKAKLSTISNAGHWLHAENPKDFYKEVINFL
- a CDS encoding pyridoxine 5'-phosphate synthase, which gives rise to MTKLSVNINKVATLRNARGGNVPDLLKVAGDLEKMGAQGITIHPRPDERHIRYQDARDLVDVVTTEYNIEGNPIQKFIDLVLETKPTQVTLVPDAVDAITSNAGWDTIKHKSFLQEVIQEFKNAGIRTSIFVDPVLEMVEGAKETGADRIELYTESYADGYVLNKEEAIKPFIAAAFHASDVGLGINAGHDLSLDNIEYFHNSIPDLLEVSIGHALMSESLYLGFETVVASYLKKLQ
- a CDS encoding CBS domain-containing protein translates to MTLTDFIINDISPVSEKQNIGEVQSIFSQTTYSHVPIERDGVYVGSLPENDTHCLDADTPISEYSHGYEQFFVRYDTNWLDVLETFARHGCNMMPVLDEKNTYLGYYELEDVMSFFNNTPFISEPGSVVIIEKGIQDYSFSEVSQIVESNDGKIWGIFISRIENDVAEISIKIGRSNFNDILAAFRRYSYNVVSSHHEDTFLSDLRERSQYLEKYLNI